The stretch of DNA TCCATCGAATCATACATATGACGGGCGTTCTCTTGGACTGCCTCCAGACCGAACAGTTCCTGATACTCCTGCTTGAGCATCAAGCCGCAGCTGGTACAGCAGGTGATGATCGGATAACTTTCGGCGATCCATTTGCTTATCAGGCCGGTATTCTTAACGGCGTTTTCGTGCGCTTCGTCCAGGTAGCCGTTGACCACCAATGGTGACCCGCAGCAAACAAAATCTTCATCCACAATGACCTCAATGTTGTTTTTTTGCATTACCGCCACAAAATCCAAGCCAACCTGCGGATCATTATAGTTGATAAAACAGCCGGGGAAAAACACAACTTTATCCGGAAAGCTTTGCTGTTTCAGCTTTTTGAACTGCTTGACAAAAGAGTTGGCGTGATACGCCGGCAGCGGCGCCTTGCCGGAAATGCCAATCAAATCCAGCAGGCCTGATTTACGGCCAATGGTCATACCGAAATTAGTAGCGGCAGCCATGCCGGGAATGGCGCTGCTCAGTTTGGCCATCTTTTCCCCGTGGGACAGGATATTGTCCCGCAGACGTTGGTTCTTTTTTTGATATTGCTTGGCCCGGGCCAGCATATTTAATGTTGAAACAGGCACGCCAAAGGGACAGGAAATGTCACAATTTTTGCAGTTTGAACAATAATCAAGTGAAGGATCTTCATCGTCCTGGGCCAGCCGCATTCTTTCCAGGGCCGGTCCCATCATTTTCGGACCGCGGAATTTTCTGGTGGCCGCAGTTACCGGACATTGAGCGATACAACTGGTACATGCGGTACAACGATCGGGATTAATCCGATGTTTTTTCATCTTTCTCACTCCCTTATAATGACATGGCTGCTTGGTAAGCTGATGCCAGGGCCACCCCATTACCGGACTTTTCGAAACAGAAATCATAACCGGCCAGGTTACGCCCGACGATATGCACATTGCTCAGCACGGTTGCGCCTTCCGGGGTTTGCGGCCGCATCTTCTCATCCACCCGGATGCCTAACTTAGCAAACAATTGCTTTTGATCTGAAAATAACTGCGGATTAGACCAGTCTTCCTGTGCAGCCGGAGCAGCAACCGGCAGCCCAAATACCGGCTCGACAATCCGGCCCGGCTCAGCGCTCAGCCCGCCGCCATACAAGCCGCCGTTCGCCAGAATAAAGGCTTTGCCCTCATAAGCCCGCTGGCGGTCAAAATTATCGGTCATCACACCGGCGCAATAACCGTCATTGACAACCGCTGAGATCACCAAAGCTTTTTCCAGAATGCTTACGCCCTGTTTCTTTAAATGCCTCAACAGCATTGTCCGCAGCCTGAGTCCGGTAACCGCCGGCGGCAGAGCGGCTGTTTCCAGAAACCGGCAGCCCAGCACTGCCTCCAGATTTTCCACAAGGGCATAGCTGCAGGCTGTTCCCAGCACCGGCGGCGCCAGGACGGCGCTGCCCGGCTTAACCTGTCCGGAAAGTTGCTGTACAAAGCTTTCCTGACCGGCGGCTGTATCCAGCCAGCGGGCAATATCAAGCGCCGAAACGTCCCGCCCCTCGGTAAAGTTCAGGGTACAGGTGAGCGGAATAAAGGATTTCTTCCGGCCAAACCGTTTCTGTAAATTCCCCGCTACTAAGTGCGGATAAAAATCCTTTAGATAATCAAAGCCAACAACATAAACCGTATCGGTTTGCTGTAAAACCGCCGGCTGCATTGTCCTTGGCACCAGACAGGTTGGTTTCAGCGTACCGGCCGCCGTCGGCAGCCATTGCATTTGATCAATGCCGCCGATATATTCATAGCCTTCCGCCAGCGCTATCTGCTGGAAAAAAGTTAAAGCAGCAACCAGCGCCTGCTTGCCGATCTTGCGATAAGGATGTTCCGGCGGCAGCTGCTCTAAACCGGCCGCCGGGCTGGCTAACGGCCTGGCGTCGTTGCCATAGCCCAGAACATCGATGATGCCGCCGCCAATGTTCATAGCCCCCGCTCCATAAGCCAGCACTTTTACTTTCCGGCCTTGCCCGGCTGCGACAGCGGCGGCAAACAGTCCGGCTAAACCGCCGCCAACAACGATTACATCGTTATTTTTCATCTTCCATCGCCCCATTTATATTTAAAGTCGCGTCATAAATCCCGCGCGTTAACTCAGCTTCCCGGATTACATTGCCCCACAACACCGGCCGGATTCCCTTCCAGCGGGCCTGGAGAAATTCCTTGAACAGCGCGGCCGTGTCCTGACCCCAGGCCAGCCCATTGGCATCCACCGCGCCCACACTGCGATAAGTGCAAAAAGCGCCCTGACAGGTCCCCATGCCCATTCTGGTCTTGCGCCGGACATCACTCAGCATATAGCTGGTGCTGTCAGCCGCCGCCTCCTCAACTTCAGCCAGGGTGACATTCTCGCATTCACATAGCAACTGACCTTTTTCCGGCTTATCCTGGATTCTTTTGATTACCCGCGCCAAACCGTCCGCCCCCAGGCGGGAGGCCGCGAGACCCGAGCTGTAGGCCGGAAAGTATTTCCTGGCTTGACTCAGCAGCGCCGGCGACGGATCGTCCACGATCGGCTCAAGGGCGGTACGGCAGGGAGTATTCACGTTTAAATACCGGCAAACCAGGTCGGTAACCTTTTCGGCCATTAAGCGATAGGTCGTGAATTTTCCGCCCACAATACTGACAAACCCGCTTAACCCGTCAGCGGCATGGTCTAAAATAACAAAATTGCGGGACGCCCCCCGGCCGCTGGCGCCGGGATCAGCGCTATACAGCGGCCGGGTGCCGGTAAAGGCGCGCAAAATGCGGTAATCCCGGATATCCTCAAACAAGGCTTGCCCAATGTCCAGCAAGCGGATGATTTCAGCGGCGGAAGGAATGGTATCATCCGGACGGACGGCCTCCGATGAGGTTGTCCCCAAAATAGTAATCGAGCCGTGAGGCACAAAAATGTCGCCGTCGGCAGCCGGACGCAGCCTGTTGATTACCCGGCTGCTGATCCGGTGATTAAAGGCAATCAGCGTACCCCGGTCAGGCTGCACATTGACGGTAATACCGGCTTTTTGGGCAATCTGTCCCGCCCACGACCCGGCGGCGCTGACCACAAAATCACACTGGATAGCCCCAGCCTGACCATTTAGCGTATTTCTAACCTTAACGCCCGCCACCTGGCCGTTGGCGCTTTCAATGCCGGTTACTTCGGTATAAGTTAAAATGCGTCCGCCATATTTGCGGGACGACGCCGCGTTTTGCCAAACCATTCTAAACCCGTCAATCGCAGCATCAGGGATACGGTAGACCGACTTGATCTTAGGACTTAGATTTGGTTCCAGCCGCAATGCTTCCTGAACCGTCAGCGGCGTAACCGGGATGCCGACCTTGCCGCAGGCTTCCACCCATTTTTCTTCAAACGCCGCATCATCTAACTCTGTCCGGACAAAAAAACCTTCGGTAGCCTCAACGCAGTGCCGGCCGATTTTACGCAAAACCATGTTTTCCTCAATGCATTCCTTGCCGGCCTCGGCATCTTTGACTGCATACCTGCCGCCGCTGTGGAGCAGTCCATGATAACGGGAACTAGTGCCATAAGCCAGATCACTCTGCTCAACCAGCACGGCGTCAATGCCCCTCATGCATAAATCACGTAAAATGCCGACCCCTGTCGCACCTCCGCCAATGACCACTACAGTCGCTTTTTGCATAGCCATATTCTCCTTTACCAAAATAATAGAGCAATCCTAAGCACACCGGCGCCATTTCGGCATCCGGTGAACGCAATAGGACTGCTCCTTATCTCTAAGCCCTTATCTTCCCTTTATCCAATCGTACAGAACAAAAATAACCGAAATAAGACATGCACATGGCGTGTCTGGCTTCGGATTATACTGGTCTCTATCCGCAATATTGGATTATGGTTTTCTGTAATTTAATCATAACACATTTTGATAAAAAAGCAATACTATTAGAAAATTCACACATATCAACTTGTTCATACCTTGCGCGAAGGCCGGCTATTTTATACCCTGGCAAAAACAGGACCAAGCCCGGCGGCTTGGTCCTGTGTAACAAAATCGGCTATTTAAGATTGTAGAATACTTTGCGTCCTTGGTACTGAGCGGTCTCGCCAAGTTCTTCCTCAATGCGCAGCAATTGATTGTATTTGGCAATCCGGTCGGTACGGGCGGGAGCGCCGGTTTTGATTTGCCCGGCGTTTACCGCTACGGCGATGTCGGCAATGGTTGCATCTTCAGTTTCTCCGGAACGATGGGAAACCACGCAGGTATAACCGGCCCGTTTCGCCATCTCCATCGTGTCAAAGGTTTCCGTCAGTGTTCCGATTTGATTCACTTTGACCAAAATGGAATTGCCGACCTTAGCTTCAATGCCACGGCTCAAACGCTCGGTATTGGTGACAAACAAGTCATCGCCAACCAACTGGACTTTGCCGCCCAGCCGCTCCGTCAATAACGACCAGCCATCCCAGTCATCTTCAGCCATCCCGTCCTCAATCGAAATAATCGGATATTTTTCGAGCAGGGAAGCATAATACTCAACCATTTCAGCAGAGGTTTTTACCAAACCCTCGCCCTCCAGGTTGTATTTGCCGTCCTTGTAAATTTCCGAGGATGCGACATCCAGCGCCAGGGCAACCTGTTCGCCAGGCTGGTATCCGGCTTTTTGGATGGCTTCAATAATCACTTCCAGCGCTTGCTCATTGGAAGCCAGATTAGGAGCGAAACCGCCTTCATCGCCAATTGCTGTGTTCAGCCCGCGGCCTTTCAGCACACTTTTCAGATTATGGTAAATCTCAGCACCCATCCGCAGGGCTTCGGCAAAACTGGCTGCGCCAACCGGCATTACCATAAATTCCTGAATGTCAACATTGTTGTCCGCATGTTGACCGCCATTAAGAATATTCATCATTGGAACAGGCAGCTGCTTGGCGTTAAATCCGCCCAGGTACTGGTACAGCGCCAGTCCCTGCGAAATAGCGGCGGCTTTGGCCACTGCCATCGACACGCCCAGCAGCGCGTTGGCGCCCAGTTTATTTTTATTGGGCGTACCGTCCAGGTCCAGCATAATCTGGTCGACAGCCACCTGATCCAGTGCATCCAGACCGATTAACTCCGGCGCAATAATGCTGTTCACGTTTTCTACCGCTTTCAGCACTCCTTTGCCCAAATAGCGGCCTTTATCACCGTCGCGCAGTTCCACAGCCTCATACGCGCCGGTGGATGCGCCTGAGGGCACGGCGGCCCGGCCAAGACTGCCGTCTTCCAGTACAACATCAACCTCGACGGTGGGGTTGCCCCGTGAATCCATAATTTCGCGCGCAAAAACATCCGTAATAATTGTCATTTTGTAGCCTCCTGAGATCAATATCTTTCTTTATTAAGCTTTGTTAATTAAGCTTTTGCCGGTCATTTCCGGCGGTGCTTCCAGCCCGGCCAAATCCAGCACGGTTGGCGCAATATCCGCCAATATGCCCGGCCGCAGTTTCCCGCCGCGCTGCTGCTCCGCAACGACAACGAACGGCACAACATTGGTGGTATGGGCGGTAAAGGGCTCCCCGGTCGCCGGATCAACCATCATCTCAGCATTGCCATGGTCGGCGGTAATGCAGGTAATTCCGCCAATTTTGCGCATAGCATCAACCAGCCGTCCCAGGCAGGTATCCACAACAGCCACCGCTTCCATGGCCGCCGCCAATACACCGGTATGTCCAACCATGTCGCAGTTGGCATAATTTAGAATAATCAAATCATACTTGCCGCTCTTTATTTCCCGAACCGCTTGATCGGTCACTTCCACCGCGCTCATTGACGGTTTCAAGTCATAAGTCGCCACCTTGGGCGACGGTATTAGTATCCGGTCCTCACCAGTTGACGGGTTCTCGTCGCCGCCGTTAAAAAAGAACGTGACATGAGCGTACTTTTCCGTTTCCGCAATTCTAAGCTGCTTTAAGCCGGCCTGCGCGAACACCGCGCCCAACGTATTTTTCAGATACTGCGGCTGATAGGCCACCTGCACAGGCAGGTTCTCCTCATATTGCGTCATTGTGGTAAAATTCAGCTTCAGGTAACCGCTGCGGCGTTCAAAACCGTCAAAGCCCTGATCGGTAAAGGCCCTGGTCAGCTGCCGGGCCCGGTCTGGCCTAAAGTTGAAAAAGATGACGCCATCGCCGCTTTTTATCCCGCAGTCACCGCAGCCGTCAATCACGGTAGGCAAAACGAACTCGTCGGTCTGCCCCTGACGGTAAGCCTGCTCGACCGCCTGGCGGCCTGATCCCGCATGTTCACCAGCCCGGTCAACGATAGCCTCGTAGGCCTTGGCCACCCGGTCCCAGCGCTTATCGCGATCCATGGCATAGTATCGGCCGGCAATGGTAGCCAGCCGGCCGATACCCAGTTCGGCCATCTGCTCCTCCAGAGCGTTCACAAACTCTATGCCGCTGGAAGGCGGCACATCACGGCCATCCAGAAAGGCATGTACATACACCCGGCTCAGTCCGTGACGTTTCGCCAGCTCCAGCAGCGCATAAACATGCCGATTGTGGCTGTGCACACCGCCGTCTGACAGCAAACCCATCAGGTGCAGGGCCCCGCCGCCGGCCCTGGTTTTTTCCACTGTATCAACCAGCACCGGGTTGGTGAAAAAATCACCATCCCGTACTGCTTTGGTAATCCTGGTAAGCTCCTGATAAACAATCCGGCCGGCGCCGATATTTAAGTGCCCCACCTCTGAGTTGCCCATTTGACCATCCGGCAAGCCAACGGCTTCGCCGGAGCAGGTCAGGGTAGTCGAGGGATACATTTCCGCCAGCAGCGTCATATGCGGCGTGGCCGCCCGGGCGATGGCATTATTGGAATCGCCGGCCTTGCCAATCCCCCAGCCATCCAGGATAACCAATGCTAACGGAGTTTTTAATTTTGCCATAAAACTACCCACCCGGTCTCAAAATTTTACGATCCTGCTAAAGCCGGCGGCATCCAGAGACGCGCCGCCCACCAAGGCGCCGTCAATATCGCTCTTGGCCATCAGTTCAGCAATGTTATCGGCTTTCACACTGCCGCCATACTGTATTCTCACCCGGTCGGCGCTGGCCTGACCAAATAATTTGGCCACAGTAGCCCTGATCAGGCGGCAAACCGAGTTAGCATCGTCAGAGGAGGCCGTACGGCCGGTGCCAATGGCCCAGACCGGTTCATAGGCAATGACCAGACTGGCGGCCTGCCCTTCAGTTAAACCGGCCAAACCGGCCTGAACCTGTTCGCCGACAACAGCCTCGGTTGTACCGGCCTCCCGCTGATCCAGCGTTTCGCCAACGCAGATAATCGGAATAAGGTTGTTGGCAAAAGCCGCCTTTAACTTCTGGTTTACCGTTTGATCGGTTTCGCCAAAATACTGACGGCGTTCAGAATGGCCGATAATGACATATTGGCAGCCGGCGTCACTCAACATGCCGGGTGCAATTTCACCGGTAAAAGCGCCTTTTGGCTCCCAGTACATATTTTGCGCGCCCAATTTAACCGCACTGCCCGCTACAGCCTCGTGAGCGGCGGCTAAAGCGGTGAACGGCGGGCAAATGACAACTTCGACCCCTTTGGCGTCAGCTGTTAATGCAGCCAATTCCCGGGCCAAAGCGGTTGTTTCGCTAATTGTTTTGTGCATCTTCCAGTTGCCTGCAATGATCGGTGTACGCATAACGTTTCCCCCTATTTATCAGTCAGAGCGGCAATGCCTGGCAATACTTTGCCTTCCAGAAATTCCAGCGATGCGCCGCCCCCTGTTGAAATGTGGCTGATTTTAGCCGCCAGACCGGTTTTCTCCAGCGCGGCGATAGAATCTCCGCCGCCCACAATGCTAACCGCCGCCGACCGGGCCACAGCCTGGGCCACAGCTTCCGTGCCTTTCGCAAATACATCAAGTTCAAATACGCCCATCGGACCGTTCCAGACCACTGTTCTGGCGTCAGTTAAAGCGGCGGCATAGACTGCGGAAGTGGCCGGGCCGATATCAAGCGCCATCCAGTCTTCCTCAATGGCATCAACAGACACTGTTTTAACCCGGGCGTCAGCCGCAAACTTGTCGGCGACAACAACATCGGACGGCAGCAGCAAATTGACATGTTTGGCTTTCGCTTTGGCAATCAATTCCCTTGCCAGCTCCAATTTATCGGTTTCCACCAGCGATTTGCCGGTGTTGTAGCCCTGAGCGGCAATAAATGTGTTGGCCATACCGCCGCCAATGATCAGGGTGTTAACCTTGCCGAGCAGGTTATCAATCACACCGATCTTATCGGAGACCTTAGCACCGCCGATAATCGCCACAAAAGGCCGGGTAGGATTGGTTACAGCCTGGCCTAAAAAGGTAATTTCCTTTTCCATCAGCAGTCCGG from Dendrosporobacter quercicolus encodes:
- the glpA gene encoding anaerobic glycerol-3-phosphate dehydrogenase subunit GlpA; this translates as MQKATVVVIGGGATGVGILRDLCMRGIDAVLVEQSDLAYGTSSRYHGLLHSGGRYAVKDAEAGKECIEENMVLRKIGRHCVEATEGFFVRTELDDAAFEEKWVEACGKVGIPVTPLTVQEALRLEPNLSPKIKSVYRIPDAAIDGFRMVWQNAASSRKYGGRILTYTEVTGIESANGQVAGVKVRNTLNGQAGAIQCDFVVSAAGSWAGQIAQKAGITVNVQPDRGTLIAFNHRISSRVINRLRPAADGDIFVPHGSITILGTTSSEAVRPDDTIPSAAEIIRLLDIGQALFEDIRDYRILRAFTGTRPLYSADPGASGRGASRNFVILDHAADGLSGFVSIVGGKFTTYRLMAEKVTDLVCRYLNVNTPCRTALEPIVDDPSPALLSQARKYFPAYSSGLAASRLGADGLARVIKRIQDKPEKGQLLCECENVTLAEVEEAAADSTSYMLSDVRRKTRMGMGTCQGAFCTYRSVGAVDANGLAWGQDTAALFKEFLQARWKGIRPVLWGNVIREAELTRGIYDATLNINGAMEDEK
- a CDS encoding anaerobic glycerol-3-phosphate dehydrogenase subunit C, which gives rise to MKKHRINPDRCTACTSCIAQCPVTAATRKFRGPKMMGPALERMRLAQDDEDPSLDYCSNCKNCDISCPFGVPVSTLNMLARAKQYQKKNQRLRDNILSHGEKMAKLSSAIPGMAAATNFGMTIGRKSGLLDLIGISGKAPLPAYHANSFVKQFKKLKQQSFPDKVVFFPGCFINYNDPQVGLDFVAVMQKNNIEVIVDEDFVCCGSPLVVNGYLDEAHENAVKNTGLISKWIAESYPIITCCTSCGLMLKQEYQELFGLEAVQENARHMYDSMEFLALLQDEGRLNTDFSPVDAEYLYHAPCHLRAQGMGLPALEVLPLIPGLKIANADAGCCGISGNYGFKADKYDIAMAVGQNLFDTITEADVDTVVCDCGTCRLQITHGARVKTVHPVSLLRQAYRV
- a CDS encoding phosphoglycerate kinase; protein product: MEKQSLRDINVSGKKVFIRVDYNVPMDKAGNITNDTRIRATLPTLQYLLENKAAIIIGSHLGRPKGQPVPAFSLSPVAKRLSELLGREIQFAPDCIGPVVAGLAQNLQPGQVLLLENLRYHPEEEKNDAKFSAELAGLADIAVNDAFGVSHRAHASVEGITKFIPAVAGLLMEKEITFLGQAVTNPTRPFVAIIGGAKVSDKIGVIDNLLGKVNTLIIGGGMANTFIAAQGYNTGKSLVETDKLELARELIAKAKAKHVNLLLPSDVVVADKFAADARVKTVSVDAIEEDWMALDIGPATSAVYAAALTDARTVVWNGPMGVFELDVFAKGTEAVAQAVARSAAVSIVGGGDSIAALEKTGLAAKISHISTGGGASLEFLEGKVLPGIAALTDK
- the eno gene encoding phosphopyruvate hydratase produces the protein MTIITDVFAREIMDSRGNPTVEVDVVLEDGSLGRAAVPSGASTGAYEAVELRDGDKGRYLGKGVLKAVENVNSIIAPELIGLDALDQVAVDQIMLDLDGTPNKNKLGANALLGVSMAVAKAAAISQGLALYQYLGGFNAKQLPVPMMNILNGGQHADNNVDIQEFMVMPVGAASFAEALRMGAEIYHNLKSVLKGRGLNTAIGDEGGFAPNLASNEQALEVIIEAIQKAGYQPGEQVALALDVASSEIYKDGKYNLEGEGLVKTSAEMVEYYASLLEKYPIISIEDGMAEDDWDGWSLLTERLGGKVQLVGDDLFVTNTERLSRGIEAKVGNSILVKVNQIGTLTETFDTMEMAKRAGYTCVVSHRSGETEDATIADIAVAVNAGQIKTGAPARTDRIAKYNQLLRIEEELGETAQYQGRKVFYNLK
- the tpiA gene encoding triose-phosphate isomerase, which codes for MRTPIIAGNWKMHKTISETTALARELAALTADAKGVEVVICPPFTALAAAHEAVAGSAVKLGAQNMYWEPKGAFTGEIAPGMLSDAGCQYVIIGHSERRQYFGETDQTVNQKLKAAFANNLIPIICVGETLDQREAGTTEAVVGEQVQAGLAGLTEGQAASLVIAYEPVWAIGTGRTASSDDANSVCRLIRATVAKLFGQASADRVRIQYGGSVKADNIAELMAKSDIDGALVGGASLDAAGFSRIVKF
- the glpB gene encoding anaerobic glycerol-3-phosphate dehydrogenase subunit GlpB, which codes for MKNNDVIVVGGGLAGLFAAAVAAGQGRKVKVLAYGAGAMNIGGGIIDVLGYGNDARPLASPAAGLEQLPPEHPYRKIGKQALVAALTFFQQIALAEGYEYIGGIDQMQWLPTAAGTLKPTCLVPRTMQPAVLQQTDTVYVVGFDYLKDFYPHLVAGNLQKRFGRKKSFIPLTCTLNFTEGRDVSALDIARWLDTAAGQESFVQQLSGQVKPGSAVLAPPVLGTACSYALVENLEAVLGCRFLETAALPPAVTGLRLRTMLLRHLKKQGVSILEKALVISAVVNDGYCAGVMTDNFDRQRAYEGKAFILANGGLYGGGLSAEPGRIVEPVFGLPVAAPAAQEDWSNPQLFSDQKQLFAKLGIRVDEKMRPQTPEGATVLSNVHIVGRNLAGYDFCFEKSGNGVALASAYQAAMSL
- the gpmI gene encoding 2,3-bisphosphoglycerate-independent phosphoglycerate mutase; this translates as MAKLKTPLALVILDGWGIGKAGDSNNAIARAATPHMTLLAEMYPSTTLTCSGEAVGLPDGQMGNSEVGHLNIGAGRIVYQELTRITKAVRDGDFFTNPVLVDTVEKTRAGGGALHLMGLLSDGGVHSHNRHVYALLELAKRHGLSRVYVHAFLDGRDVPPSSGIEFVNALEEQMAELGIGRLATIAGRYYAMDRDKRWDRVAKAYEAIVDRAGEHAGSGRQAVEQAYRQGQTDEFVLPTVIDGCGDCGIKSGDGVIFFNFRPDRARQLTRAFTDQGFDGFERRSGYLKLNFTTMTQYEENLPVQVAYQPQYLKNTLGAVFAQAGLKQLRIAETEKYAHVTFFFNGGDENPSTGEDRILIPSPKVATYDLKPSMSAVEVTDQAVREIKSGKYDLIILNYANCDMVGHTGVLAAAMEAVAVVDTCLGRLVDAMRKIGGITCITADHGNAEMMVDPATGEPFTAHTTNVVPFVVVAEQQRGGKLRPGILADIAPTVLDLAGLEAPPEMTGKSLINKA